The stretch of DNA gggtgaaggacacagagagacaggagacggtacaaatccccagagtttatcagtaacacaactactgatcacattaatgttcagtgtcagacacccagtgactgtaaacacaatctcccacagtctggtacttactccagtttctgtattttacactccgtgTTGCCCAGAGCCgaaaacaccagtttcactcctgaatccccCAGTTTATTATTACACAGGTCCAGctctgtcagtgatgggtttgtactgagagcggaggcaaGATCcttggccccagaatctgtgagaccgacatccctcagcctggaggtgagagagagtgagggtgaaggacacagagagacaggagaaggtacagatccccagtgtttatcagtaacacaattattgataacattaatgttcagtatcagacacccagtgactgtaaacacaatctcccgaagtctggtacttaccacagtttctgtattttacactttgGGTTCCTCATAGCCGCAGACACCGGTTTCACTactgaatctcccaggtcattgaaaccaagtctaaacacaaacagacaatttgatgaacaaagtgattcaaaccgtgggtctgaggggATTTCTCTCAcgcggatatttcaggaaaaatTAAACCCTTCCGTAagtcactgatcggagttcccatcactgtcaatgtccctcactgcccagctccagggtattcactcaatgtcagtcatTTAGTCTGTTGCTGTGACCCTGTGAACTCCACATTTTCTGTCTCGTTCTCCGTTAGCTAGAAAAGTGTTACTGACCACAGAGTGTCAGAAGGGGCAGGGATGGGGGTGATATGACCCCGCAGTGAGGAAGCTTTGTGAATCTGGAAATGTCGatgggagatggaagaagagaccCCACCTGAGGGAACGGATGGGAAGACACaagtggaaagggatgggggaaagagatcccacgggaggaagggggatgggttagagagatcccacaggagaaaggcgGATGGGGACAAGTGATCACACAGGAGGGAgaaaatggggaaaagagatcagacaggagaaagggggatggggtagagagatcccacaggaggatgtgggatgtagaagagagatcgcacaggaggaagggggatggggaagagaaatcacaAAGGAGAAAGTGGATTTGGGAAGATATATCGCAAAGGAAGAAGGGgcatagggaagagagatccacgggaggaagggggatggggaaaagagatcccacaggaggaagaaaatggggaaaagagatcagacaggagaaagggggatggggtagagagatcccacaggaggatgtgggatgtaGAAGAGAGattgcacaggaggaagggggatgggttagagagatcccacaggaggaagggggatggagagtgAGATCTCACGGGaggaaaggtgatggggaagagagatcccacaggaggatgggggatggagaagagagatccaacaggaggaagtgggatggggtagagagatccaacaggaggaaggcggatggagagtgagatcccacaggaggaaaggtgatggggaagagagattcgtcaggaggaagggggatggagaagagagatcccagaggaggaagggggatggggaaaagatatcccacaggaggaagggaatggggcaaagagatcccacaggaggaaggggaatgtggaagaCAATTCACTCAGGAGGAAGTGGATTTGGGAAGATATATCGCACAGGAACAAGGGGGATGGGGCTGagtgatcccacagcaggaacggGGGTGTGGAAGAGAAATCTAACAAGAGGAAGGGTAATGGGTAAGAGAAATCCAACAGGAAAAagttggatggggaagagagatcccacaggaaaaagggggatggggaagagagatcccacaggaagaggggggattgggaagagtgaTCGCACAGGTTGAAGGGAGGTGGCATTTGTCACTATTCATCTCAATCTGATTTTCTGCAGTTTTACCCAAATCCGTTTACTTTGAAACAGCACACTGGAACTGTTTCactgttcagagtgagagataaaacAAGTTActtcaactcctggcacttgtgcagcccgggttcCAGCCGCTGgagtccttcacactgaatgtggcagttccACAGGTCGAGCTCTTTTATTGTATCAGAGAGTCCGATGACATCAGACAGGACCCCGCAGTCAATAGGGGTCAGTGCCAATTCACGTAATGAAAGTGTTTTCATagatcccagtgtggcctgagccagatcacgattctgagactcaagcaggtagtgcaatgtgttcaggaggctccttttactaTCTTCACTCctcgtgtttccactctggcgttcaACCTTGTTCTTcaaccagtcaatcacccggcaggttgtttgatgaggaaatggacccagaaactcctccaggccccgagctgtcattgggttggagagaccagcaatAAAACGGAGAAATACATCAAATCGCCCATCTTTTGTCTTGtcggcttcagtgaggaatttcaggatatcctcgGGATGTAcagtcaggaattgtgcgactgcagctacatactcttggatggtgaggtgtgggaatgtgtacaccacgctccgagcagaatcctctctctccaaaagctccatcaggaaaccggacaggaactgggaaggctgcagattgaacttgatcaaatctccgtctgcaaacacaatcttcttctcggaaactcctctgtaggccatctgaccGACCCTgcgtaacacatcacggggtttCTCAATCTCACGACCGTGATTTTTCAGGATGCTGTAAATATAGTTGGAGTACAGTTCAGTCATGGTCTTGGGAATTCGCTGCGGGTCCCTGTCTCcgtgtgtgaagaaggggcccagttcCTGAGCGAGGAtgcagcagtaggaggggttgtaacTCATGGTgcacaggatctcgttctcctgcacgtgtttgaaaacagctgctgccaccgtctgatcttcaaaatgcctgatgaaatattccttccgttcctcaccaacaaatccgaggatttcagcccagacaccgaTCTTCGcgttttccaataaatgtaacacagtggggcgggtggtcaccagcactgaacaccctgggagcagcttgccctggattaaactgtacacaatgtcagacacttcacacctccattcgggatctgggcactggtgcttgggttctgtatctctccgactgtccgcaaaatcgattctgtgcttgaattcatccaaaccatcgaatataaacagcaatccctctgggttcttccagacctctctcaggatattcccaaagtaaggatactgatccagaatcagttccctcaggtttattctgcagttaatagtttttaaatcccggaatttgaaactgaagacaaactggaattgttggaatATTTTTGCcgcggcccagtcataaacaatcttttgtaccattgttgttttcccgattccTGTCACTCCGGCTACTGCTGcagaactcccagatttggatttactccgggaaaaacTGCTGTGGAATAACTGACCAGTCTGTATTTTTTCTAACGCTCCACGGAGATGTTTCTCTCTATAATCCTCGAGAtttctgcctcttgccagcagctcgtgttccaccagtctccgatctcgaagagtagaaatgaccgtgagctttGTGTATCGATCATttagctggaaaaccttcaccttctcgctcatcaggatcgtgttcactctcagtgtttcagtttgtgcccgcagagtctccttgtgtttctgttgaatatCTTCATGGGAACCAAAACATATTCAAAATGTTAACTAGCTCAActgacaaagaactttataactacattccaatattcagtgtttgagattacataAATTAATTATATGCGtccatggatattaggacagaaaataaaattctgttcacagacacAGGAACTAACAGCGATGATTGTCCCAGAAAAAATGTCCAATCCTCATAGTCTGACGCGAACTACTGATGAAGGTGAACATTCCGAGGATACCctattgcaatcctgactgcactcccgttacaacatttcactatatttatatatttaaaggAACAGAACATGCtgtgaatgtgggtttcattactcagagagtggtagctttgtggaacgagcttccagtagaagtgggagaggcagtttcggtattgtcatttaaagtaaaattggataggtatatggataggaaagcaATGGAgatttatgggctgagtgcaggtaggtaagACTAGGTGACAGTATGCTTTCGGCATGTACTAAAAGGGACGTGATGGCCTGTTTACGTTCTGTAAatgttgtatggttatatggaaatacTCAAGTCGGGCAGCGCCTGGGGGAGAATCACAGTGAACTTGCGGATCGATAACCCATCGGAATGACAAGAAAGAAAATGGCTAGTTTGCAGTCACAgtgatggaggattggtggaAAGATGGAATCTGTGTTAATGGAAGAAACCACAAGCGTCTGTCTCAGTGATGTACATCGTGTTTatgggagagggtggtgaagtccTGACAACCGCTACTCATCAGTCTTGCTGTGGGGGTGTGGGGCTCTGTCTAATGAGGCCTCCGTCTGTCAGAGTCGACCGAGGATGTCCTGCCCCTGCAAGCCACGTCACCCCGATATGGAGAGGAGGCTTTTgccgatgtagcaagctccctctctccctgcatctgatgaacacaaaggaacggcagagactgacacagcttggcaccagaggagtttcaggagatgccagtctgcgttgaacactatttcaaactgccttaggggctccatgTCAAGAATTTTCccactgggtttactcccaatctcttccccatgaggggtacagattcagggcagcagaggtttgagatcagagctttcctgctgctgggtgagctgccaatcacggcCGACGagacccatctgcccaaagcaactggttgtaaggcaccagtaacccgcctttaccccttctcctgtcggaAGAAACGTTTCCATCGGGCTTAGTGGCtatgccacatgtgaaggccaggagctggactttgttgtcagaggctatttgaggcacacactGCTGAGAGAATTAAGAGGTCGTGGCAGCTCATCCCCGCTACCAACCCTGGGCATGACAATCTTAAGCAAACAATGGGCAACCATTATTGACAACAATAAAtcgataaattggtttattattgtcacatgcaccccGGTAAAATGGGTAACTTTTCTGCATGCGATCAAATCGATTCTTCCATCAAATCAGCGCCATGAAGTCGTACAAGGATAAACGGAAAAGAATAGTACGGGGAAATTGTGTTTTAGGtgccgagaaaatgcagtgcaggcagacaataaagcAGAAGGTCAAAGGATCATCGGGAGGTCAGAGTTCTGATTTTGGAACTATGCTCCCAGACTGTGGAACTCAACACCTAAAACTACAGTACGATGCAGAAGACTGAGGTGTGGATTACGACtgacattttgtcttttattttctagtttgaACTTTATCCCGTTCTGATGCGGTTTGAAGGACATCGTCTGGATGAAATGTGCTTTACAAataagttgttgttgttgttgttgttgttgttgttgtcgtcgtcgtcgtcatcatcatcattatcatcatcgtCGGATAAActggtaaaacttgaggtacgggcatagccaagcacaatCATGTCTAAATTGATAGGAAATTTTAATTTCCTATTGAAACTAGGAAATTATTATTGTGTAAATAATTGATACTATTGTGTAAAGCCTTTGGGATAATACCAGTTATCGATATTACGTTTGGGATAATGAATACCCTGTtggtgttccatagtctttcatttCCCCCTTTTAATTTTGCATTTTTCTGGTGTTTTACACTAATTCATTTCtctaagttatgtgtgtttggaatggctatatactgtatattttttttaaaaaaacgtgtttctgcttgtttatcctgtaaattATATCCGAACGATTATCATGGATTGTTAAATCTGAAATAATGATCGGTCATTGTATGATATGAAGGACTCTAATTCTACAAGTGGAGCAGGTTTGTACTTACTGTAAGTTATGGTGTCTTTCATCAGTTGTAGTTTAAGCAAATTTTTTTAGAATGTTGTCCACTACTTGCCTGTGCTTGTGCGAGTAATGAGAAtcagttaaactgctgcaggatcctggaaagtgttggattgtttctgttttCGGTTGTAATTTTCAGCATTTTTCGTCTTGAAAATATTGTTCTTTTATTCTGCATGGTTGATAACTACacgtgttaaccacctggtcctgtattgcgaCAATGatctcttctgtttctgggaagaggtctccaactctgaaccGGGGGCTTGACTCTTCCTTGCGACATCTAGTTGGCTCAGATCGTGTGGATGTCCTCCGTGGGGAGTCAGAATATTCCATTGGTTAACGTTTTCTACTATTAtgatagtttcttcatttttATGGGTTATGCTTTCATTTCCGTTCAGTGACGTGTACCCCTTATCAGATTTGCATATGCTTGTAAGGAGTGCTGAATCCTTCATGCgttatgaaaatatatccttagagctaattgtggatttcagaaaaggcAAGATGAGGTAATACAACACACCAGCCTTCATAGAGGGATCCGAAAGGAAAGAGTGAGCAAATTCAAATTCCTGGATGCCAATATCTCCGAGTTTCTAACTtggacccaatatatcgatgcagctacaaggaaggcacaacagtggctatatttcatctggggtttccaacatcactcgaatatttctacaggtgtaatTTGCATAGCATtgaaactggttgcatcaccgcctggttcatggggactactgcacaggatcggagtaaggtgcacactcaacgattcaggaaaaacttttccTCTGCCATTCAGTTTCTGAATGGCCATTGAACCCCTCAATAATGCCTCACTAAACTGGTCTTtaaatttctgtttctgcacaacgtatttaatttaatatttcatataatcacACTGTCATGCATAGCTATACATGCTCAATTTGCAGGCCTTGAAGCAATTTTGCTGCTCAGACAGCTCCACTGGACATACCACGTGTCTCGCATGGACAACCACGGGTTACCGGAAACAGTACTCTACAGAGAAGTCTCTCAGGGCAAAAGAGATCGTGCTGCCCCGCACAAGATGTGCAAGGACCAAATTAAGCAGCAGCTCTCCCAGGAAAATATGGAGGTCAATGAGAGGCCGCCGCTGATCCACCGAAAAGCCAAGAATTTTGAGGAACCCAGAAGAGCGAATGCTGAAGTGAAGAGGAGATAAGAAGGATCCAACTCCACAAACGCCCGCACTCCAGCGGCCCGTGTTCCGACTGCTCCCCtgtctgcagatccagaattgACTCCAACAGTCACCAACGATCATGCCGTTATCCAGTAccaccatcacactcccccacaccccccccgcaccaatacacacacacacacacacacacacctctaccAGGGAAAAGAAAAGGACTTAGGGTATGCTTTGCTTCATGGTCATTAATGTTTGGTGGAACTCCAAGATGTGCATACCCTGAAATCCTTTCGTTCCCCGGATCTAgagtacctggtgctgctgtgtaaaCCGTTCTGGCTACTGATGGAGTCCCgactgttattatcacagctgtgtaataCATACACCAGCTGTGTGCTACTATCCCCCAGGGGGGATGTTTTCAACCAGAAACCGGTCAGGACTGCGCAAACAAGAACAGTTGGATCCGTGTGAACAGCACTTGCCGCGCAACAGGCAGCTTACATTGCCGGTGATCAGCTGGAGCTCAGGAAACGCAGCTCCGATCTGGGCAAAGTCATCCAGACAGTGAATCGACAATACAGAGACAGGATTCAGGGACAACTCTccgccaacaacacacacagcttatggccAGGTCTAAACACCGTCACTGATTTCAGCTTACATTGCCGGTGATCAGCGGGAGCTCAGGAAACGCAGCTCCGATCTGGGCAAAGTCATCCAGGCAGCGAAACGACAATACAGAGACAGGATTCAGGGACAACTCTccgccaacaacacacacagcttatggccAGGTCTACAAACCATCGCTCCAGTGCACATGGCGTTTTCTAGAAATTATTAAATGTCTTCCTTTTGACTATTTTCCAGGtctgtttcagaccaagatatcaTAACAAGATTAAACGTCAATATGGGCACAGTGAGGGTTTACTAACTTTGTTACATTTTTACTGTTCAGctgtgtttggcagattttcttgatCCTTGATATAAATTCAGATTTTCTTCAGCATTGACTTTAATTTTATTGGAAGGTTTTACATAATCACACGactatctattttctttgctgatTGAGATTCCAAATATATGTTTCGTATTCTGCTACATTGTATCCTGATGCTGTGTTTGATATTCTACCGGTTCTAtttcacctttctttatgtttcatgttctgtacttttctagtctcaagttcatgcttatatctttggaaattagttccattatttgaattatttgttttagctttactgatgcaagagcaaataatttcaaatcatcaacGTATagctgtgtcaaggtataattcataTTTTTCTTCTGAGTTGATAACTGATTTTTGTCCCTTTCAGTATTATGAGCGAGTTTAAGGCTAGACAAAACCAGGTGTGCTCAGTGAGTCGCTCCGGAAAATCCCTCAATTTAATATGATAATAGTGGCTGTTCCTTTGTGGTTGTTCAGAGCACGATTATTTTACGtcaatgcttcatcagattttGTTGAAACTTCACAAGTATTGGATGAATTTTCTATATATTTTGAACTTCTCAACCATGTGAGGGAGAGAATCAAACGTTTTCTGATAGACAATATAACactgaaagatttctgctttctacagggatTGAAATAGAATTACATAATTTGTAATCTGTTGTTCATACCCGTACGGTATTCCTTCTGCTCTCCTGTGAATATATTTTGGTTATCTAAGATGCACGAtgctacaattttatatataaaatggtCTT from Hemitrygon akajei unplaced genomic scaffold, sHemAka1.3 Scf000033, whole genome shotgun sequence encodes:
- the LOC140719896 gene encoding NACHT, LRR and PYD domains-containing protein 12-like, which produces MVAHCLLKIVMPRFVFSFKFRDLKTINCRINLRELILDQYPYFGNILREVWKNPEGLLFIFDGLDEFKHRIDFADSRRDTEPKHQCPDPEWRCEVSDIVYSLIQGKLLPGCSVLVTTRPTVLHLLENAKIGVWAEILGFVGEERKEYFIRHFEDQTVAAAVFKHVQENEILCTMSYNPSYCCILAQELGPFFTHGDRDPQRIPKTMTELYSNYIYSILKNHGREIEKPRDVLRRDVGLTDSGAKDLASALSTNPSLTELDLCNNKLGDSGVKLVFSALGNTELNRVGLTDSGAENLASALSTNPTLTELDLNYNKLGDSGVKLVSAALRNPECKICTLRKVASGLLYKMSSGKYAGRECESSVWGLPCNRAERFASENEHSPQSLETASYDKPSNPGIVFMDLI